The following proteins are encoded in a genomic region of Amycolatopsis sulphurea:
- a CDS encoding peptidyl-tRNA hydrolase has protein sequence MSQILEPLRSRYAYWLGMPAEATSDTSDEDPDQVRAMPIILRIERAEPPGRTALLEAAAAAAVAVCLDERSEAGGEWAEPVHLWLDNRIRKVSRRARGAHWRAVLDLPGVTVEVGGAEVRALVPGLVSEAPKEVSRLQISGSELPMDTPGAAPGNVPVLLLNPDVAMTVGKAAAQVGHATMILASLLPDEALGAWAARGYRVAVRTPSLARWKELCPIEDPEGGWRNDRVVAVRDAGFTEVEPGTITVLAQYPEGGISG, from the coding sequence GTGAGCCAGATTCTCGAACCACTGCGCAGCCGTTACGCGTACTGGCTGGGCATGCCCGCGGAGGCGACGTCCGACACTTCCGACGAAGATCCGGACCAGGTGCGCGCGATGCCGATCATCCTGCGCATCGAACGTGCCGAGCCGCCCGGCCGGACCGCGTTGCTGGAGGCGGCTGCCGCGGCTGCGGTCGCGGTCTGCCTGGACGAGCGTTCCGAGGCCGGCGGGGAATGGGCCGAACCCGTCCATTTGTGGCTGGACAATCGGATCCGGAAGGTTTCCCGACGGGCTCGTGGGGCGCATTGGCGAGCGGTGCTCGACTTGCCCGGAGTCACCGTGGAAGTCGGCGGAGCGGAGGTCCGGGCACTGGTGCCGGGGCTGGTTTCCGAAGCGCCGAAAGAGGTTTCCCGGTTGCAGATCTCCGGGAGCGAGCTGCCGATGGATACCCCCGGAGCGGCTCCGGGCAATGTGCCGGTGCTGCTGCTCAATCCCGACGTGGCGATGACTGTCGGGAAGGCCGCCGCTCAGGTCGGGCACGCCACGATGATTCTCGCGTCGCTCCTGCCGGACGAGGCGCTGGGTGCGTGGGCGGCGCGGGGGTATCGGGTGGCGGTGCGGACGCCTTCTTTGGCGCGGTGGAAGGAATTGTGCCCGATCGAGGATCCGGAAGGGGGCTGGCGGAACGATCGGGTGGTGGCGGTGCGCGACGCCGGGTTCACCGAGGTGGAGCCGGGGACCATCACTGTGCTCGCGCAGTATCCGGAGGGCGGGATTTCGGGATGA
- the serB gene encoding phosphoserine phosphatase SerB, translating to MTQTPVLITTTGPDKPGVSSVLFAVLTRHDVDVLDVEQVVIRGQLVLGVLAGVYRDPEGLQESVEQAMATVGMEVEVRIGDAIGADPFALGRRDSSHVLVVLGRPVTARAFSEVARRLASVGANIDSIRSVADYPVTGLELYVSVREDSEIADAELRSELADAASTAGIDVAVERAGITRRAKRLVVFDVDSTLVQGEVIEMLGAHAGVEEQVREITEAAMRGELNFTESLERRVALLAGLPASVMDEVAAQLELTPGARTTVRTLKRMGFRCGVVSGGFSQIIEHLVADLGLDFAAANELEVADGKLTGRVTGEVVDRAGKATALRRFAGEYGVPLGACVAVGDGANDIDMLAAAGMGVAFNAKPALKEVADTAISHPYLDAVLFVLGVTRAEVEAADAADGLDLVRQ from the coding sequence GTGACCCAGACTCCCGTGCTCATCACCACCACCGGGCCGGACAAGCCGGGTGTTTCGTCCGTGCTGTTCGCCGTGCTGACCCGGCACGACGTGGACGTGCTCGACGTCGAACAGGTGGTGATCCGGGGGCAGCTGGTGCTGGGTGTGCTGGCCGGCGTCTACCGCGATCCGGAGGGGCTGCAGGAGTCCGTGGAACAGGCTATGGCGACCGTCGGGATGGAGGTCGAGGTCCGCATCGGCGACGCGATCGGTGCCGATCCGTTCGCGCTCGGGCGGCGCGATTCCTCGCACGTGCTGGTGGTGCTCGGGCGCCCGGTGACCGCGCGCGCGTTCTCCGAGGTGGCTCGCCGGCTGGCCTCGGTCGGCGCGAACATCGACTCGATCCGCAGCGTCGCCGACTACCCGGTGACCGGCCTGGAGCTGTACGTCTCGGTGCGGGAGGACAGCGAGATCGCCGACGCCGAGCTGCGTTCCGAACTGGCCGACGCGGCCTCCACGGCCGGGATCGACGTTGCGGTGGAGCGGGCGGGCATCACGCGCCGGGCGAAGCGGCTCGTCGTCTTCGACGTGGACTCCACGTTGGTGCAGGGCGAAGTGATCGAGATGCTGGGCGCGCACGCCGGTGTCGAGGAGCAGGTCCGCGAGATCACCGAGGCCGCCATGCGCGGCGAGCTGAACTTCACCGAATCGCTCGAACGCCGGGTGGCGCTGCTGGCCGGGCTGCCGGCCTCGGTGATGGACGAGGTCGCCGCCCAGCTCGAACTCACGCCCGGCGCCCGGACCACGGTGCGCACGCTCAAGCGGATGGGCTTCCGCTGCGGTGTGGTGTCCGGCGGGTTCTCACAGATCATCGAGCACCTGGTGGCGGATCTCGGGCTGGACTTCGCGGCCGCGAACGAACTTGAGGTGGCAGACGGCAAGCTCACCGGCCGGGTGACCGGCGAGGTCGTCGACCGCGCGGGCAAGGCGACCGCGTTGCGCCGGTTCGCCGGGGAGTACGGGGTTCCGCTCGGCGCCTGCGTCGCGGTCGGCGACGGGGCCAACGACATCGACATGCTCGCCGCCGCCGGGATGGGCGTGGCATTCAACGCGAAGCCCGCGCTCAAGGAGGTCGCGGACACCGCGATCTCCCACCCGTATCTGGACGCGGTGCTGTTCGTCCTCGGCGTGACCCGGGCCGAGGTGGAGGCGGCGGACGCGGCGGACGGGCTCGATCTGGTGCGCCAGTGA
- a CDS encoding OsmC family protein, which translates to MTLEVRRAGEHRFVGRNDRGAEVVLGRAGAEGAFSPVELLQIAVAGCSAVTAEELIVRRVGEDAEFRVVVSADRRVGVAELDGVRVVFEVDLAGVAGDVREGMVRAVERAVERLCTVRRTLVKGVPVVEEFSGSER; encoded by the coding sequence ATGACGCTTGAAGTACGGCGTGCGGGCGAGCACCGGTTCGTCGGGCGCAATGATCGTGGGGCGGAGGTCGTGCTGGGGAGGGCCGGGGCGGAGGGGGCGTTCTCCCCGGTGGAGTTGCTGCAGATCGCGGTGGCGGGGTGTTCTGCAGTGACGGCGGAGGAGCTGATCGTGCGGAGGGTGGGGGAGGACGCGGAGTTCCGGGTGGTGGTGAGTGCGGATCGGCGGGTGGGGGTGGCGGAGCTGGACGGGGTCCGGGTGGTGTTCGAGGTGGATCTGGCGGGAGTGGCGGGGGATGTTCGGGAGGGGATGGTCCGGGCGGTGGAACGTGCGGTGGAGCGGTTGTGCACGGTGCGGAGGACGTTGGTGAAGGGCGTGCCGGTGGTGGAGGAGTTCTCCGGCTCGGAGCGGTGA